The Aquila chrysaetos chrysaetos chromosome 25, bAquChr1.4, whole genome shotgun sequence genome includes the window ATGGCTCTCTGGCTTCTTGCCTTGGTCTGAGGAGCTGGACAAAGTAGAAACTGTggtggagaagaaggaaaagtagGAGAAATCATCTACTCTCTTGGGAAATgctcagcagaaagcagtgAGGGAGGTTCTGAGACTGAAATCACTCAGTCATAGTACGCTACTGGGATGCGGGTAAATCCTGCTGTAAAGGCTGAGCCTGGCCAAAGGGTGTTTGACAAACCCCGATTTCTGCTCCATTCAGAACATGGCCATCTGAATTCagccttctttattttttgtcccTATTGCCAAAGACAGCCTGTTCAGGTGCCTGCTCCATTTCTTCTCATCTGACAGCACTCTGCACTGATTATTCCAGGTACAAAGGGGATGTGAAATGCCTTCTCCGACTGTGCTTCAGGCAGAAGAGACCCATTCCAGGTATGGGCTTGCTCTCTGTGGCAGTGGGACTGGGGAAGGAGGATTGACTACCTGAAGCTAGAACCTTCTCTGTGCTGGGATGCTAGTCCAGGATGGCTTCCACTGGTGATGGTGACCAAGCATTGCATGGACTGGTTGACAGGCTCCTCCTGTGAAAAAATCCCTTGTCTTTACAGCAAAACAAGGAGGGCTGCTACCCATTAATCTGTATTCGTGAGCCTTGCTGAAGAGGCAAGTGTTCTGgtggctttaaaaatgcagtatttgggGCTAGAGGTCATTTCCCCATCCTGTCTTTGAGCTTCCTATTagtctgtggttttgttttccctctctgcagctGGCCAAGGTAGGTGGGTGAAGTGTCTACAGGGAAAGCAGTCTGAGAAGGCCATTTAGCAGCTTTGTAAAGAGAATTGGagttgctgtgctgctctgtgcagtgATGTTCCTTCCTTTGCAGATGCCCTGCAGAGCTACCTGCAGCAAGTAATGGCACTAGAGTATGAGGAGAAGCCTGACTATGAGGCCCTGCGGCAGCTCTTCAAGAAGCCACTGGAAAAGATGAAAGCTTCAGCTTATGACTCTCTGGATATCAAAATGGTGCCCTAAGTAAGTGCCAGTAGTTTAGattgcagcagcacaaagtACTTGTCCCCCTCTACTGCTGTGAGCACAGGagcagcacagtgctgctgaCCTGCTCCGTCTGCCCTGGAGTGCTGGAGGCAGCAGTCAGGAGGTGAGGACAGAGCAGGTTGGTCTGTGAAACCTCCCCAGGTGAGACCTAGGGGCTCCTCCTGATCTGTGAAGGGAGCACTGGCTCTCCAGCATTCCTGATTAAGAGACCAGTCCAGTGCTACACAAAGCTGGGCTTAGCCTGTGTTACAGTGCGTGTTTCCACAACTTTCTGGAAATACTTGTCCTTGGAGGAATATAACAGGGGTTAATAAAGCAAAGCCTGAATGGTCTGCAGGGATGTGGAGGTGTTAACATAATGCAGACTGATGCAATCTggtcctttttaattttttttttttttttttttttttttaaagaaccaaCCCTCTGGGCTGtatcttttgcttttcctttttagaaagcAGCTTGTAGTTCTGGTTTTATTGCCTCAGGGCTGTGGCTCTCCAGACCCAGGTGCTCTCTTTTATCCATGAGGCACTTCCAAGATTGAGGCTTGATACAGAGACAGATCTGTAAGCCCCAGGAACATGGAGCTAGCTCCTCATCACCTAATTTACTCTTCCTGGGAAGGAATTGAACTGATTAATGTTTCCTGTCttgtgtcttttctttcagatcaaGAAAACTTGCACAGGAAAAGAGTTCAAAGCTTTCTGCAGTGTGAGGCCTTTCCTGCTGATATTTAACTTTTACATACCTGTTTTAGAACTGAGAGAGTTTTTTATAAgtgttttcttccaattttAATGTGACCCAATGCTGAAttttgagctgctgctgcaacaaGTTAATGTGAAGACACTCCTGCATGGCAAGTCACTGTAAGCAGTAGCTGGAGAACTGCAATGTAGCCACCAGGAGAAGGGTGAAGCCTGGCACAGAAGAAGTAAATCAGGGACTTGGTTTTTTAACTACAGTGGCAGTACCTAGTTTTGTAATAAACTTTGTGGACAAGCACCCAAGGCTGCTCTCTGTTTGTTATTTGGCATGCTCAAGGCCTTTCTGTAGGCTTTCTGGGGCTGCTGTAGAGTTGTGATGGTGGTTTGAGCCCCATGCTACTTGTTGTGCAGGGTGTTCTCCCAGCTGCTCATATTATTGAAGTAACTAGCCTATAGGCAGTCCCAGCTGCAACTTAATCCTAAGACTTTAGCTCAGAGCTAACCTCTGACTTCATCCCCAAACATCCCATCAGTTCTCTAAGCCCCAGGTCAGTGAAACACCAGTCACTGAAGTAAGACAAGAAGCcatctatattaaaaaaaagttttttataaaaaagtcACTACACTGTGTGTATCTGAACTGTTGCCATCTGCCACAGTAACTTCTAAACAAAGGAAGAGTCATGGAGTCCAATTCCAGTGTTACATTCAGTGACGTCTCGTGGAAGTCTTGTACCTTGGTATTTCAATGCTCACTACCTGTTTGTAAAGAGAAGGCTGTTTTCCTAATGTTCACAGGCTGAAGGAGCTTTAACCCAGGCTTGCTAGGCTGAGGTCAGTGTAGGTGGTTTCTTCAAATTGTTACTGAAGCAGCACCGATTTCATTTTTGATAAGAAAAGCATACGCTGCCCCCCTTGCAGATTAGGAGCTAGCAGCAAGGCTTAAATGAGGGCTTTCAGTAAGACAAACTGTCTGCCCTTACTGCATTGCTGCCTGTTTCTAGTGTTCAAGTGATGTGTGCTTCCCTTGAGAACACATTAATAGAAATAGCAAGGAAGACTCTGCAAGACAGGAAATGAAACTGAGCCACTGGCTGCAGGTGGCAGTTCAACCACGCTGTTCCAGCAGAGACTAACAGTTCACAGAGATCACATTACTGTAGTACTGGGCAGTGAAGCATTAAGGCacagaaggaagattttttCAGGCGAGAACATGGCAACTAGAGCCAGAGGCAAACATGGTTTAAAACCATCTGAGAGGTAGGTAAAAAAGAAGCTCAGACTTGCAGTGAGCCTTCGTTTACCTCTTGACTGTATTCATAAAAACCTTGTATCAGTGCAGCAAATGGTATATACATAGAAGGAAGCACCAGCTGAGTGAGACAGTACCTGGCCAGAGGGAAAAGGCAGCATAACCTCAAAAAGGTCTTTCAAGTGGAAGAATTCAAGCATAGTGTTACATCCAGTAACTTGAGAATGAAAGtcaattcctttcttttatagTGCCAGGCCTCACAGCGAAGCAAGGGACATGACAAGTTCTTTCCTATCACCAAGGAGTAACTGGTGAGGTATGACAAAAATGAGCTATAAAATTTCCTTTGTGGAGAAGAATCTTAAATTTGCAGAGGATCAGACAATAGGGAATACTTTAAAAAGGCAGCTATTAAGGAAGGAAACGGCCCAGAAGTGAGCTACAGAATTAGAAGATAGGCATAGGCAAAGTTGAGGGGAAGGGCTCTTTTTGGAGGTATTGACAATTATTCACTATCATCCCTGTATGACTacaacagaaatactgtttccAGGAATCCTAGAAAAGGAGAGAGCATGAAGAAATCAGAGGCTTAAGAAGCCCAAGTTCAACCTTTCTTCACTGTGTTCTGCCACATTTTTTCGCTTGACTTGCCTTCTGTCACACTTGCCATCACTAGGCCTAGCACAGACTGACTGTAAACACGATTCCAGGTAGTGAGGCAGGCATGGCTTCTTGTTCAATGCACTGCCAAGAGACAGTGCTGAGGTAGATTTAAGAGGTACTCTGAGGCTGCCTTCTGTAGAAGATATAGGACTGGCACTGTTGACAGAAGAGTAGCCTGAGCTCCCTTCCAGGTTAGGATTTCTTGGGGTGAGATATGCTGAAAGGCTGTGAGTGTCATCCAGCAGCTTAGCCTCCCTCAGTGGTGCCATGTGCCCAGCCCACTCTACAGCTAGGGTGTCTTCATCACTGGAGTCCTGACAGCAGTGCTCTGCAGGATCCATATAGACCACTGTCACATCCAAGATCCCACTGGGACCTGTCACTgcaagataaaagaaaaaggttagTGTGGATTTGGTCAACACCAAGCAGGCACTCATCACAGAatcaagcagaagagaaaaaacaacaagcAAGGGTGTAAACCTTATGTCTACTTAGACACAGAGGAGAGGGTAGAGCACTAAGTTCACccttatttaaaacagtaacttcccccccccccgccagacCATTGAACAGCCAGTCCCAGAGTCAGCAAAACAGGTAATACAGTGTTTCTAACACGGGCCATTACTCATGTTTGGTCCACTATCAGCAGTATCTGAAAAGAGTCTCACTTTGAAATGCTAAGCAGCTACAAAACCATTCATCATGTTCTGAAGCAGtataaagaaagagaacaggTATATACCTCTAAAATAGTTTAACAATTATAACcactggggaaggggaagagttTTTCCAACTGGTCTTCAGCTGAAAGTTCAGGCTTCTGTTGCCTGAGAAACAGTTTAAGCAAAGATGAAAAGACAGATTTAATTCTCTTGTCTGCTTTTTATAAGGAGAATAAAAAGCCTCACCATCTCCATCTCTCTCGCCTTCACTTTCCTGATCACCTTCATAACCAGAGCAGGAATCTAAACTCCAGTCTAGGAAGTTATCTAGAAGACTTTCTTCCTGGGTGGATAGCTCTGCTGTGGGTGTAGTCACAAAGCTGCCCCTGTCATCCTGAATACTGTCTTCCCTCCTCCTGTAGCAAGAAAATCCAGAAGTCACACTTAAAAAGCCAGGtcttcttttccagctcttttaATAGGTATGTCAAGGTAATTGTAGAAAAATTGACCACATTTAAGAATGAAACCTCAGGataccaaagaagaaaagctcatgCTAACCTTCAGAGACATTTACAGTGATGAGTTATACTAGCCTTTTAGTTCTCTTTCCAGAGGGAGAGCTAAGGAAAGTCTGAATCTCCACCACGTTCGTGTGCAAAGGACTGGGCTCTGGGTCCTCTTGTTTCATACCCAACAATGAACAGAGCTGGCTGTAACCcatcatctaaaaaaaaaaaaaaaaaaaaaaaaaaaaaaaatcaaagaccCAGTAAGAATTAGACCATGAGATTCCCAGAAAGAAGCTATTTTCTAGGAGAAATCTATCCCAGTGAGTTCTTCCGACATGTACTCAAACAGAGCAGTTATAGTCCCCACAGATCAAGTTTAAAACTACCACTTTATTTAGATATTCTCTCCTCCAAAAGTCTAAAGTTAGAACCCACTTCCCATTATTTGAAGTTTACTATATCCTGCCATATGGTAGCTTTGCTCTGGGTGTCAGACATCAGCAAATGAAGACAAAGAGCTCACCCACCTTTTCTTTGCCTATTTCTTCATAACGCTCATCTTCAAATCGTTGTTTCACTGCAGTTAAGGACACCTGCCTATAATCCTTTGGGACATCATCATggaaactggaaagaaagatCAAAGCCCCAGTCTTAGAATGGATTATATGAAACAAGGTTAACAAAACCTGCCAATTAAGTACTTTCCCTCTGTCCCTCTCAGCTCTGTGCTAAAGAAGTTGGTGTTTCAGCACAGCTGCTAAGCAGCTAGCCAGGACACTTCGTTTCTACGCATATGAGCATctaattccttttctgttccttgagGTAAACAAGATATTTGCCTtgtactctttaaaaaaatgagctaCTTTTGCTACTGGAACTCCTTCTGAAGCACACCAATAAGCCAGTTGCAGTCTTCTGAAAATAGTGCTGTTTGGCAAGCAGAAACCTGTTAAGCCTTGAGGAACACCACACTTTCTGTAACCCAGGGCCACTACCAGTTTGGAGAAATAGAATAGCTGTCCCTGAACTGGCCCCTAGGCCTTAGTGCCTTGTGATGCAGGGAGCAAGGCAGTTTCCCAAAGCCACCTCCTTCATTGGGAAGGGCTGACTGTATAGATGCAGCATGCCTGCAAGAGCTGGGATCCAAGTACTCAGGTGCCCTCCCAAAAGGGTTCCAAAACTATTACCATTTTTGGTGGAGGCTTAGCACACAGGGCAACAAGTCTTCAAGAGAGAAACCAGTGCACTCAGACAGCTGGCTGGTCCAGGGGTGTGCTGGAAAAGAGAATACAGATTATCATTTCACAAAGCTTGGTAGTTCTGTAATCAGACacgcttttttttcttctaatgggATAAAGATCATGATCTTTACAAGCTTATGCCTGTACACAGTTGTAACAAATTCACAGTTACCTTCAAGGATAGGTTTACCTGCCAAACTGAAGTTACACCTAAGTACAGAAATCTTCAGTCTCGTTTAAACACAAAGCCTGCATAGTCTGATGCTAATATTCTTGTTCATCATAGTTCATCATTCATTAAGAGGCAAAATAGACTGAACTCAACTCTTCATTCTGAAGTCTTATacctttccccttcttccccctgcccctctcccccagcccaaGTGATTCAGACATCTTGCCTAAAGACAAAGCAacaccaacaaaaccccaaaggcTCCCTAAAAAGACAAGGCAAACTGAGATACCATGCTGTAGCTCTAATTAAAGTAAGGTTCCTTACCTTGCCTGTGTAGTATCTTagccagcagcagtgctgcagcagccagctgagctggggaatACACACAAAGACTTGTGTTTAAGAGTGACAGTTCACAAATGAAGCTGTAAAGGTGAAGAGTTCTTCTCTCCAGTGAGACTATGTTTGACAATACTTCTTTGTAGTCCACAATGGTAGGTATCTAGTGCAGAAAGGAGAACAGAGGTTGGAAATACAAGATGAGTACCAAGTATTTAGAACAGTTGTTTCCAGGAGATGCTGTTTTCATTACattagggtttggtttttgtttgtttaactacTATACTATACTGATATTGAAACATTCTCAAGTGAAAGAATAAATGGCCTcttaaaacttaaattttaatctctgcagaaaggcagagggTTTTGTATCTGCATGCTCTCCAGAAGTGATTAAGAACACTCACATAAAACACCAACATCTTAGATAAGGATAAGTGCTAATTACAACAGCCTGACCTCAATAGCAGCCCAAAGGGTGAAATATTCCATCCAACTTCCAAACTCACCCTTATCTTTCCTTCTAGGGCAGAAATGATCTCACCCATCATTCTGACCAAGTCTTCATACTTGTATGTGTTGTCTGTTAGCCACACAGCTTCCCGTATTGTCAAGATCTCTTTGCTGATgaaactaaaatattaaataatattaacaGTTAGCCCCAGAAGTAAGGGAATTTGTGCACCTGTGCAGTAATGTTTTTGTGGCTGATAAATGCACCCAAGATGACCAAAGAGTTAAACAACTTTAAGGTACTTTCCCAGGTACAGaccaggaaagaaagaacagcagCTCTTCATTTATTTCACCTTTAAGCTGGAACCACCTACTAGAATATTCTTAATTCCTCATTTATGAAACCTCTCCTAGGTTAAGATGCAAGATATTAAGGAAACTAACACAGAAGAATAACTTTCCACCATACCATGCGGTTCATCTGAGCACAACACACTCAACTATGTAGCAACACCACTGCCGTTGTTCCTTACAGGGTTACTTGTGCTAACATGGCATGAGACTTCAGTTGCTGATGGAATGCATTTAGACCAATCCACCACTATGgagttttttcatatttaaaaacacattcaaGGAATTACATTTTGTGTCCCATTTGCAGAGGTTGTGTTTGTATGCAAACACAGTTCAAGCAACAGTCAATGTAGAGGGAAGCCAAAGATTCTTTCCAGTATTATTATTAGCAAGGGGCAGGGTGGAAGCTTGAGCTGCAGAAATGAATTTGAATGATCACAATAATCACCTCTGTTCACCAGTCAGAACCCCTACCGTGTGCAAATGACCATGCAGGCTATTCCCAAAAGTTGGAGTCGAGCTCGAGGTACAGGTCTCAGCTTCAAATAACGATCCACGCACCCCACTGTCATGTGAAGGCATAGGCTAGAAAAGTCTTTCATGGTAGCCACTTCTACCAGCCAATCAACCAAGATGTACCTAGAAAAGAGAGACACATAATCTGTGCAGTTAAAAGCCATTCCAACCCATGCTGAACATCCTCCCCACGCCTAGTTACTGAGTCCCTTCTCCACTCAAAAGTTCCAAGCCAAGAAATTTCACCAAAAGAATTTTCAGACAAATGACACATTGCACTGAGATAAGGATTTGCAACCAGATGCCTGTTATTCTCTGAAGAGTCAATGGTCTTCTTAAGTTGTCTGTGAAATGGAATTAGAAACTATCCTATAATAGGCACTTGCACAAAAAAATGGTAGGGCATGTCAATTAGGAGGCTAAAGGCCTCCTAAGATAACTAGAGAGTAACTATAGTTCTAACAAGTCAAACAGTGCCTccagttcttgaagaacttgTAAGTTCTTGCATTTGTCAAGACTAACaagtccagaaaaaaacctcacacacttcatttcagttcttcatCAGGGCTTGAAATAAAGGCTCTGATACTTCCTCTGCGAAATGTCATGCGTTTCTCTGATTGTACACAACACATCACAGAAGAGTAAAGCAAAAAATTCCATCTTCCAACAGACCTCATTCTAGATTTGTTTCCCTCTACAgatgtggaaggaaaaaggcaatGGTGTCTGCTCCGTGGCCTGACTCCTGGATCTGAGTTTTTACCTCATTGTTTCATTCATTCCTTTCTGCACAGTGAAGATACTTTGCTTGCTGATAGGAAGGGAAGCTTGAAAGATTTGAGACACCATTTCACTGGAAGATTTTGCTTCTAATCCTAGTTGGTTTCCATTCCCACAAGCTTTGGCTAAAGCTATCTGTAGTAGAGAGAACACATaaaaaagtttggttttttttttttttttttaccaaatacaaaataaggCAGCACAGGACAGTCCTGtaattttcctgcagaaaacagagagCAAACATGACAAACTACTTGAATCAGTAGTTCTTAGTGTGGCTTAAATATTGAACACACATTATTTGGACGCAGGCTTTTAAGTCCATCAAAAGATGCATCTTTACTCAGATTCTACCACAGACATGCAGTATTTTCCAAAAGAGGGGGACCTGCAGaataaatacacacatgcacatatagaTATCATCCAGCCATTTTGACCCTGCTTCTAAAGGGAGGACTCTAAACCTACAACAGCAGCATAGAAGAGACCGAATAAAGACTGTTTTCCTGGGAAAAGTCAGTCTTACCTGTGCTTCCCAGCAGCCCTTTGCTGCATAGTCTCGTAGCTTCCTGAGACTTTGGAGGTATCTGCCAGGATCTGACATCTACAGAGAGGAATgtaaacagatttcaaaaaccATTACCTTTACACAACGAACAGAAGGATTGTAGTACTAATATCCAGAGAAAAAACACTGCCTGTGGGTACATATATTATTTCAGCAACCAGTCTGTTTCTCATCATGATGACAACGTTGTTTTGAAGAAACTTTCTTCAGTTCTTGCCCAAGGTCTCACAGGAAATGAGACAGGTCACTTGAGATTCCATCATGAGAGCTTTGGCAGATTTATTAATGGCAATGCAGGCAGTCTCCCCCCTCCTGTTCCCAAGTGAGCCATATAACCACTAGTCAGCAGTGCCTATGCCTTTAGCAGAATTAGTATAAAGGAACTTCTGCTTGCACCTCGGCTACCACTGCTCGTAGACTCACTTACTTTAAACACCAAGGCAGACACCAAAGCTCATTTGAGAGATTTCTCAGCGCTCTCCTTGTTTATGAAGGAGGTAAGCTCTGAGGAACAgcaatttctttctgtgtacATTCATTGTGCATAACAGAGGTCCAGAAGTTAC containing:
- the CCNF gene encoding cyclin-F, whose product is MKAGVIHCRCSRCFSFPSKRRIRKRPRVLTLLSLPEDVLFHVLKGLPAEDILSVRAVHSHLKYLVDNHASVWACASFQEIWPSPNNLKMFERAAERGNFEAAVKLGIAYLYNEGLSISDEGRAEVNGLKASHFFSLAERLNVCAAPFIWLFIRPPWSLSGSCCKAVVYESLKAECQLEKAQKGSILHCLAKILSLFEDEEKRKESLEMFEESSKQGCLNSSYLLWESNRKAAMSDPGRYLQSLRKLRDYAAKGCWEAQIALAKACGNGNQLGLEAKSSSEMVSQIFQASLPISKQSIFTVQKGMNETMRYILVDWLVEVATMKDFSSLCLHMTVGCVDRYLKLRPVPRARLQLLGIACMVICTRFISKEILTIREAVWLTDNTYKYEDLVRMMGEIISALEGKIRIPTIVDYKEVLSNIVSLERRTLHLYSFICELSLLNTSLCVYSPAQLAAAALLLAKILHRQAHPWTSQLSECTGFSLEDLLPCVLSLHQKCFHDDVPKDYRQVSLTAVKQRFEDERYEEIGKEKMMGYSQLCSLLGMKQEDPEPSPLHTNVVEIQTFLSSPSGKRTKRRREDSIQDDRGSFVTTPTAELSTQEESLLDNFLDWSLDSCSGYEGDQESEGERDGDVTGPSGILDVTVVYMDPAEHCCQDSSDEDTLAVEWAGHMAPLREAKLLDDTHSLSAYLTPRNPNLEGSSGYSSVNSASPISSTEGSLRVPLKSTSALSLGSALNKKPCLPHYLESCLQSVCARPSDGKCDRRQVKRKNVAEHSEERLNLGFLSL